A genomic region of Bernardetia sp. ABR2-2B contains the following coding sequences:
- a CDS encoding alpha/beta hydrolase-fold protein, with protein MKYYTLLFLLIVSILIVNQHAIAQTTESQTEQFQNRIVDSIYSKTLSESRDFWVKLPDNYKPDSEEKYAVIYLMDGFSLESTLETVYGNYWGHYLPHMILVGVSNKTNRTRDLTTSQIKMRRGSAFDGETGGAETFTKFMEEELIPYIDSKYPTMSYRTLIGHSYAGQFTINMLVNHKHLFQNYIAIDPSLDWDDQKLLKQAKEKLKTEDYSGKSLFVSLAAEMLHMYNEEITMENIMNDSSEYTLFPRSIIEFSNYTKSQKQNGLNFSWKVYNEDLHGTVPLPSIRDGLIFLFEWYQFKSPQKYNNPETPIEELVSLLKKQEQIYTEHFGVPTAPMIDEMLNGYGYMNMQMGQSKKAFMFFEMNIKYNPTSANAYDSMAEYYESQNDKENALKYLNKAFELSGNDYYKERIEALNKK; from the coding sequence ATGAAATATTACACACTCCTATTTTTACTTATCGTATCAATTTTAATTGTAAATCAACATGCAATTGCACAAACAACTGAGTCCCAAACAGAGCAATTTCAAAATCGAATAGTGGATTCCATATATTCTAAAACTTTAAGTGAAAGCCGTGACTTTTGGGTAAAATTACCTGATAATTACAAGCCAGATAGTGAAGAAAAATATGCTGTGATTTATCTTATGGATGGATTTTCACTAGAAAGTACTTTGGAAACTGTTTATGGTAATTATTGGGGGCATTACCTCCCACATATGATTCTTGTTGGGGTTTCTAATAAAACAAATAGAACAAGAGATTTAACTACTTCGCAGATAAAAATGAGACGTGGTAGTGCATTTGATGGTGAAACTGGAGGTGCAGAAACCTTTACTAAATTTATGGAAGAGGAACTCATCCCATATATTGATAGTAAGTATCCAACTATGTCCTACCGTACATTAATTGGTCATTCTTATGCAGGTCAGTTTACCATAAATATGTTGGTTAATCATAAACATCTCTTTCAAAACTACATTGCTATAGATCCAAGTTTAGATTGGGACGACCAAAAATTACTAAAACAAGCTAAAGAAAAATTAAAAACGGAAGATTACAGTGGAAAATCGCTTTTTGTTTCACTTGCTGCAGAGATGTTACATATGTATAATGAAGAAATAACCATGGAGAATATTATGAATGACTCTTCAGAATATACTTTGTTTCCACGTTCAATCATTGAGTTTTCAAATTATACTAAATCTCAAAAACAGAATGGATTAAACTTTTCATGGAAGGTTTATAATGAAGATTTACATGGTACAGTTCCGTTACCATCAATAAGAGATGGACTTATATTTCTTTTTGAATGGTATCAGTTCAAATCTCCACAAAAATATAATAATCCAGAAACACCTATAGAAGAATTGGTTTCTCTATTGAAGAAGCAGGAGCAAATTTATACCGAGCATTTTGGCGTTCCTACTGCACCAATGATAGACGAAATGTTAAATGGCTATGGCTACATGAATATGCAAATGGGACAATCTAAAAAAGCGTTCATGTTTTTTGAAATGAATATTAAGTACAATCCAACAAGTGCAAATGCTTATGATTCGATGGCTGAGTATTATGAATCTCAAAACGATAAAGAAAATGCCTTAAAATACTTAAACAAGGCATTTGAATTAAGTGGTAACGATTATTATAAAGAAAGAATTGAAGCCCTAAATAAAAAATAA